atctctgtgagttcgagaccagcctggtctacaagagctagacaggacagcctccaaagccacagagaaaccctgtctcgaaaaaccaaaaaaaaaaaaaaattccacagcataaatgaatgtaacacattttaaactaaCATTCCACAACACAAGCCCATTTTCATTGTCTGTTCTCCTGCTCCAcctaccttcacacacacacacacacacacacacacacacacacacacacacacacacacacgcaggctgCCGGGCACTGTGCAGGCACTCAGagcaatgttttgttttccttctattgAACATAAGCCATTTCAAGACAGGAAGGGGCTTATGAGGCATCCAAAGTCatatgaaatgtttttaatttcgTGGTATATTCTTCCTGGAGGAGAAtctatatactttttttttttcatgatcttAAAGGATCTgtgtgagatggctcatcagctaagcacactggctgctcttcccgacAGGGGcagggtttggctcccagcacatggcggctcacaaccatctgtgattccGATACACTCTTCTGTCACCCGAGGCTCACATGTGgttcacaaacacacatgcagaccaAATacccatataaataaaaataattgtttaaaaagaTATGACACTCCCCCCTCAAAATAGGTTAAGAATCATTGTGCGTTCTATAAATATTTGTTCTGATTGACTGCATCTGTAACAGTTGCATACTCAATAAacactgaatgaatgagtaaacCTCCCCCTCATTAGGCTCTTTGTTTTTCAATGggacaaaaacagcaacaaccaaaaaaaaaaaaaaaaaaaaaaaaaactcaaaagactGAGGGGGAAGTGTTGATTATTTCATCCCCCTATCCTGTGACCCCAAGTACCATCTCAGCGGGACCCACTACTTAAGACACACACTTCAGTGGCTCCCAGCACCTGCCAACACCCATCTCCTGTcctgaaatcctcagactgcgCCTTTGCAGCCTGTCTGCTGAAAATAACCCTGAAGCTGGGGGTGTGAGCGCTACTGCACTCTTCCGCAGAGGGAGATTCTGCCCCCTGCCGGTCGCTCAGCTCCTTTGACCCCAGGGGAGAACCAGGTGACTGACTTCAAGACCGAGGTCCCCATGCGGGAACGGAGGCTGCGAGGCAGAGGAGCGGTGGAAGGAGCGCATCCCCCACGGGATAGGTTTCCAGCCTGCGACCTGGCTTGAGTCTGGGGCGGCTGCGCTTCCTTCCCAGGATTCAGGTCTCCCAGGCTCGCAGTTTGGGAGGCCGGAGCGAGGCGCCTGTAGAGACGCATCTTGAACTCCAGGGAGATCCGGTCGCTCATGCTTGGCTTTCTCATCGATCCCTTTTCCCTAGGTCCGACTGGGACACCTTTCGATCCTGAGTCAATTCTCTGCATCGCCTACACTTGACGTGAGTGCGGTATACCAGCCGCcccatcaccatggaaacagaagCCTCTGCATCCATCCTAGAACACATTTGCGAAGCTATGAGAAAGATCTGGATTTGGGAGGGAGGGTCATAAAGGTTACTGAATAACATGAACCATGTGAAGATTGTTGGCTTTCCTGTCAAGACGTTAACGCTGTCGTCTCAGACCATCCAAACCGATCAACTTCTGATGGAGCCTTGAGCTAAACGTCCCTAAGCATCACTTCTCTCatctgttaaataaaaataattgctgcACTTACTTCACAGGGCTGTTGTAAGAATCCCATTAAGTAATGCACACTTAACACTTAAGTCAGTGCTCAGCACACAGTGAATGCTCAAAATGTAGTTATTCGACATCATTTctgcatatttattatttaggTGTGTATTATTTCTGCTGCTAAATTGCTAGTCCCTTGATAATAGCGCCTTTTGGaccaggcatggaggcacacacctgtaattgcagcacttgagaggcggaggcagggggatcaggataTATAAGGTTAGAGTCAGCTACATaatgtgttcaaagccagcctgaacgttagatcccatctcaaaaaaaaatgaaaaaaaaatggaaaattataaatttccttttcagtctcgtgtgtgggtgagtgtgtgtgtgtgttagtgtgtgtgtgtgttgcacgaATATGAGTGTGTGGCTCAGATTGTGTACCTATTTTCAGAAATGCTGAGGCCAGAGCAGCACATTGGGTGTTCTCCTCCACTCTACTCTACTTCTTGCCTAAAACAAGGCCTCTCGGAAGCTGGAAGTCCAGCATgttggctaggctagctggccaataagagttcaaggccttcctggcTTCATGCCATGATACTAGGGTTACAGACATAATCCAGCCATGTCAGGCATTTTACTtgtgtgttgtggtttgaattctggtcctcaagcttgcagAGCAAGTGCTCTCACCACTGAGCATCTCCCTGGCcatctgtttgcttttcttcctgtctctattttgGATACCAAAATTCTAACCATGCTTGCCCTTCCACCCTGGGCTGTCACACTGTCTCCCTGAAGAGACCCCCCTTCATACAGAGTGCCTGCAGACTACTGCTGGCTTTCACTCGGGTCTGGGGAGTTAACCCTCAAGTGTGGGCCCCTGGACTTCACCAAAGTATGAGCAAAAACTCTTAACTGAATccacaaatgaaaacatgttcaCAAGCCAGGACTGGCAGCCCAGGCCTGCCACTTTGGCTACGTGAAGAGGCTAAAACAGAAAGTTCAAAAATTCTAGGCAAATCTGTAAAGttctatcttaaaaataaagagctgagtgtggtggcatatgcccagaagacagaggcaggcagatctctctgagtttgtggtcagcctggtctaacagTTTgctccaggccaaccagagttacatagtgacaccctgtctcaaagcaaaaacaaaaagacttttaATGGGAAAGccatataattatatacatttatatttttattttgtttttgagacagggtattatgTAACTCAGGATAGCTTTGAGCTTTCTATGAATTttacactggccttgaactctgaatcCTCCTGTGTCCAGCTCCCAGGTGCTGGCCTTAAAGATGTATTCCACCCCCTGACTTATGTGACAATATTAGCAGAAATTAGGGGAGCTCTAAATAGAGGGATGGCTAATGATCTTGAGTTAAAGACTCATTCTCATAAAGGTGACCGTTCTCTTCAAACTCACCTAGAAATTCACTGTGATTCCCTCAAACTCCAACTGCTGGAAAACGGACAAGCTGGTGCATGAATTTGTGCAAAAATGCAAAGCCCAAGGACAACCAAGAAGGTCTTTGAGAGGAACATGCATGCATCAACGACTATAATAAATCTCCAATACTGGAGACAGCGTGCCATGGgtacaataataaacaaataccATCATGGAACAAATAAAGGACTTAAACACAAACCCACTcgaatatggatttttttttgtttttaaagaattccttttttaaagattttatttagttatcatgtatacaacattctgcttccatgtatatctgcacaccagaagagggcaccagatctcataatggatggttgtgagctaccatgtggttgctgggaattgaactcaggacctctggaagagcagtcggcactcttaacctctgagccacctctccagcccacaatGGATTCTTGAGTCATGATGGAGGGAATAATGAAGAACAGCGAGGAAATATTCCCAAGGCACGGACCAAAGCACAAGGTCACATATTAGTTTTAGGTATAAATATAAAAGGCattaaaggccaagctttcataattaaaaataaagttgagatGATACTATTTTGGTCAGTCTGGaatgctataataaaataaaatgtatgtgggATTCTTTATTGGGACTACCcgctccccaaataaccacaaagagacttattattaattataaatgtttggctgctagcttaggcttgttactaactagttcttacaacttaaattaacctatatttccTGTCTACACTCTACCTTGTGGTGGCACCTTTTTTCAGCACAGCAcagttcatctcctgcttcctgggtgtctggctggtgactcagccttttttcttccttgtgctcTCATTTTGTCtgcaagtcccacctaacctctacctgcctagctattggctatttagccttttattaaaccaatgagaacaacgattattcacagtgtacaaaaagattgttccataacacacacacacacacacacacacacacacacacacacacacacaccagaacaaTAAAGCTTCTAGAAATCACCTAGGAACCAACCTTACTGGGTTTAAGAAAATGCTTCTCAAATGCTATACAGAAGGGTTATGACTTAGGTTGTAGCACTTATTGAGCAAATGTTAGATAATCCTGGCTCCATCCCTGGTACACAAGAGTAAcaaaaagtgaaaagagaaaggCTAAATATTATGGCATGTGAATTAAATTTGTTAGTTAacagtgaaaaaaatgaaagtggagAGGAAAtctaggggccagagagatggcttagtgtgtaaAAGGTGTCTGCAACCAAGCTTGGCcacctgggttcaagtcctggGATTGATTCCTGAAAACTGTCCTTGgacttccgtgtgtgtgtgtgtgtgtgtgtgtgtgtgtgtgtgtgtgtgtgtacttgtgtgtaaaacacacatactaaatacataaatgtttacaaaaaagCTTTAGGCTCGGAGAAAAAGTGGGGACACACACTGATAAAGAGCCTATATTCAGTCCGTGAGGTGAGAGTTGATGGTATAGCTCAGCCTAACACATTCCAGGCAGTGGGTTCAATCCTTGAGAAAAGAAGAATGATAGACAGGCAGgttgcaagttgccctctgaccttctcaCATTCACTGCAGCATGTGTGAgtgggcacacacagacacaaataaatataacagaaaacaacagaaaagaagtcAAGAAAGAGAATGGACAACCTCAAATCTGATCAACATAAAGCTTGCTGTAAAAGTGGGCAAGAAGCTCAGACAGACGTGCCACAAAAGATGTTCTAACAGTAAATAAACTTGGGAACGAGTAAGCTCAGATCTGCCTTCCCCGAACACAGTGCTTCTGCCAAAACCACCACCCATGACTTAGAGGATATCTCATCTACAGTGTCACTTCATAGCAAGCAAAGCATGGCACTGGATCGATGCTTATGATATTAACTCCCTTACAATGTTCCTTAATGATCTGAAGTTGCTGGCTGGATAAAAACCTTTCTGGTCTTTTGAAGACACCATTACAATACCAGGGAAGTGGTGATACCTTGCAGAGCTGAGGCAACATTCCCCAGCAGGCTGAATATGCTGGGTATCAATTGCCAATGTACATGCTGATTCTCCGAGAGCCAGGATTGATGGATCAAGAAATTAAGAGCTAGAAATAggttagcatttgggaggtgaggcagaaagatcaggagtttgGGGATATCCTTGATTACATAgtgaagtcagcctgggttacaagagaGCCCcatctcaaggaaaaaaaaaaacatatatgaggctggggaaggaagggaaaggaaagaagggaggaaagagaagagaagaatgaaGGATCTGGGATTGGGAGGGGAGCCACTAAGCACTGTCACCCCTGATTCCCTAACAAACATTTTTCTGTCCTCCTGCTCTACTGGCCTAGCTCTCTCAAGAGAGGCATGCTCCCACTGGGAGATACTCAATGACTTATGGAACTGGAAGTTGAAACTAAACCTTGGCCACTTTGGGCTCTTCATGACTTTGAATCAACAGACCAAGAATGGAGTTATGGTATTGTTGGAAACAATTCATCTTCACTAGCAAGGAGAAATTGATATACTACTCCATGGTGGAGATAAGTAAGAATATGTCTGAAATGCAGGACGTCTCTAGGGCCTTTCctagtctttctgtgtctgtgactaAGGTAAGTGAGAAAATAAGAACAATACAGACAGGACAATTAATAGCCCAGATCCTTCAGAAATCCCACCAGATAACTGTGCTTATTATAGAGAAAGGCAAAGCAGAATGGGAGGAGGTAGTTATACTAAACAGGGACATAAGACCAGGGAGAGAGCAGAGGATTGAAAGTATTGCTGTTATGTTTGGCTACGAATGTTTGTATGTAAAAGTAGTcagcatgatggtgcacacctttaatcccagcacttgggaggcagaggcaggcagatctctgtgagctcaaggctagtCTTGTTtatatagcaagctccaggccagctaaggctacatagaaacccttcaaataaaccaacaaaataatTATGGTTATAATAATAccattatataattataattgttAAATAATAGTTTTAGATGTATGACTGTTTGTTTGGCCTACATGCGTGTATGTATACTACATGAATACATTGCTAGAAGGGGCCAaagggggcatcagattccctggaactggatttactgTCATGTGGTAGACAGGAACCCAAccagagtcctctgcaagagtaacaaatgATCATTAGCCACTGTTCCAGCTCCTCaatgactttttgttgtttgtttgtttgtttagaccaCGTCTCTCTatacagccctagctgtcctggaacttcctattAGACCagtctggactggaactcacagaaatccacctgcctctgcctcttgagtgctgagattaaaggcatgcaccaccatacccaactccaatgacttttaaaacacaatttatcaggatggagagatggctcagaggtcgagaaaccttgctgctcttccagaggaccagttCAGTCCTCAACATTCataggtggctcataactgctgCTATTTCCAGCTACAaaggattcaatgccctcttctgtcctctgcagatACCTATACCTACTACTactgcgcacgcgcgcgcgcgcgcgcgcgcgcgcgcgcgcgcacacacacacacacacacacacacacacacacacacagaaagcctTATTTTAAAACCTACTAAATATATCAAGCTGTGCAACATGACTCCAGTTTTAGACCATTTTCACCAATCCACATGATCCTTCATGTACATAGACTATTAATCTCCCCTCCCCGGCAAAGGGCAGCTATCTTAGTTCACACTGCTAGGACAGAATACAATACACAGTGTGGCTTCAACAGCTAGTACTGCTTCTCTTAGTCTAGAGAACCAGAAGTCTATGAATATGGTGCTGACAGATTTGGAGTCATGGTCTTGGAAGGCTGTCTTCTTGTATATTCAAAGGCCTACTTGTCACTTTCTTGTCTTGaatatatttagttttgtttttaagtgtgtaagtgttttgcttACAGTCACaaatatgcctggtgcctgaggaggcctgAAGAAAGTCttcgatggttgtgagccaccatgtaggcatggggaattgaacccaggtcttctggaagatcagccagtgctcttaagcactgagccatctcccagtctAGTCTCTTTGTCTGCTAAGGACACTAATCCAATTAAGAGAGCTCACCTTCCTGAGAGTATAAACAGCATTGCTTCCCCAGGCCTCCACCTCCTACTCTAGTTAGTAGCGGTTAGGGTTACAATCATTATCTACTTTCTGTCTTtatggctttgtttttctgagtatCTCATGTAATTTTCAGAATAACATTGTCACTGCCAGCAAGAAATATGTCTCAATGATGTGGGCAGCAAAGTCTGAGGGATCTCCAGGGAAGAATCCCAGGCTGAGTCAGAATAAAGCAAAGTTACTGTACTgattaaatggaaaaacaagccAGCTTGGAAGACTGAGGTGCAGACGTGGAGAGAACAACACACCTGGCTGCCTGAGCCATGCTGGTGTGTGACTGGAGAGTTATGATGCTCCTTCAGCTTCCAGTATTCACTTAAAGGAAAGCACacactgcttttttgttttcattacccACAGAGTTTTGTCCTTGAAAAGTaggcttttaaacattttttaagctAGAAGAGGCAAttcatacctttgatcccagcactggggaggcagaggcagatgggtttttatgagtttgaggtcatcctggcctatatagtgagtttctggCAATCCAGGGCTATAcaatgagatgctgtctcaaaatatttttttagatttacttgttttattgcatctgttttgcctgtgtgtatgtatgtgtacctggtTCCCACAGAGATCAAAAGTGggagtcagatctcctgaaacttatggacagttgtgaactgccacgtGGGTAGTGGGAGAGAATCCagatcttctacaagagcagccagtgctcttatcctgtgagccatctctccatctccaaggAAACcactttaaaagatttaaaaactcTTTTGTATATATCTGTGTTCATGCACAAGTGCAGTGTCCACTGGAGCTAGAAAGAGGGATTTTGATCTTAGAGTTATTGGTGGTTGTGATCccaggtcatcagggttggcagcaacTCCCTTACACACTGAGCCTTCTTACAAGCCCACCTGTtgtggaattttttgttttgttttgtttttccaggcagggtttctctgtattgttttggaactcactctgtagaccaggctgtcctcgaactcacagagatatacctgcttctgcctcctgactgctgggattaaagatatgcgccACCACTATAAATATTCTGTTTATACAactattactttaactgtgtaaagatgttaattttgtttatgcaacatttgtttaattatgtaaatatgtgttgcatctgtttcacctcaCTTGCGTAAGGCACCTGATTactctaataaagagctgaacggccaatagctggGCAAGAGAAAggctaggtggggctggtgggcagaaagaataaaaatgaggTGAGATCTAGGCTCAGAAAGaacaagaggagaaaagaaggaaggagagggagatgcCTGAGGTcagccacccacccagccacGGTGTAAGAAGGAAAGGacttatagaataaagaaaggtaagaagGCCCGAGGCAAAAGGTGaataaatttaagttaaaagaactaACCAAAAAAGAAGCCTAAATTAGGCCGAGCaatcataactaataagaagccTCTGTGTCtgccgggtggtagtggtgcatgcctttaatcccagcactcggaggcagaggcagaaggatctctgtgagttcgagaccagcctgatctataagagctagttccaggacagcctccaaagccacagagaaaccctgcctcgaactcCTCCCACTCAAAAAAGAAGCCTCTGTGTCAtgctttgggagctgggtggtggctcaaaagaaaaagcctggtacactcacccaaaaaaaaaaaaaaaaaaaaaaaaaaaagattatgtgaTTATGTGTGTAAGTGGTCTTGACCTGTTTCacggaatccaacaccctcttcttctggcctctgcaggcaccaggcatgcctaggtatgcagacatacattgcagcaaaacatacccaaaacaaaacagtaaaatagaaaaaatatttgaaggcaagagagaggcaaaggcaggttaTGATAAAAGGCTCTCTCTGCAAGAACTGACTGCGGTCCTCCAGCCTGCAGGCGGCGCTAAAAAATAGAGCTCGCCTCCCAATTTCTCACTCCGGCCGCGGTCTTAGCGAAGGTCCTTGTTGCTAGGAGACAATGTGCATCGTTCCGCTCTGGAGCCGGGTGTCGCTGATTGCCTGAGTTCTCTTGGCAGAGTACTGAGTTTTTTGCCTGGACTCGGTCCGCCGCCCAGCCATGCCTAAAAAAGGCAAAAAGGCCAAAATACCCTTATCGGATGAGGAGCAGCTGCTTCTATTTCAGCAGAGGTTGTTGGCAGAGGAGGAGGCTGCCAAGAAAAAAGAGAGGCTGCTCACCCAGTTCTTGAAGGTGATGCTTGTCTGCAGTGTGTCTTGCTCAAACCCACCGCTCATGCGCTAGCGCCGTCGCCTGGGTCTCGTCATTGTGCCCGGCTCATTTACATCTCGCCAGTGCCTCCTTGATCCCAAAATACATGAGTTTCAGACAACATTGTTTTCGGCCTAGGGAATTCTCTGTGAAGCGTGGACAGGGGGAATGGAAATCTGGAAGTATCAACTAAGCTCTGGAATTAGGACAGTAGATGATGTCAAGTGTCCAAATTCAGCTGTCTTGAAAATCCTAATGTTCTGGAGTAGGGTCATTATAAAGTCTTCTATTCTGACTTTTCATCCTGAAGGAAACTCTTCCAAAGAACAAACGGGAGCCCCTGGGTGTTGGTTGCCAAGAGCTTTGGTACTTGAGAATACACAAGGGCTGGTATTTTTCAGGGTGGTATCCGTTATACCGTGGTAGAACTTTGGCCTTGGCTGAAACAGATGTGTTTATCCCTCACACAGGACAAGCTGGCCAAGGAAGAACACAACAGTGCTCTGAACCTTAATAAGATTAACACGCAGTGGAGGACGGTCCTAAGGGAGGTCAAGACTAGAGAGCTTCACAAGGACATCGAGATCCTCAGCCAAACGTTTGAGCGAGTGGTGGACTGCAAGGACAGTGTCATCAAGGTACCCCTCTACCCTAAGAATTCACGAGTAGAATGGGCCTTGTGAATTCatattgttttgaaacaag
This DNA window, taken from Cricetulus griseus strain 17A/GY chromosome 2, alternate assembly CriGri-PICRH-1.0, whole genome shotgun sequence, encodes the following:
- the Ccdc65 gene encoding dynein regulatory complex subunit 2 isoform X3, with protein sequence MPKKGKKAKIPLSDEEQLLLFQQRLLAEEEAAKKKERLLTQFLKDKLAKEEHNSALNLNKINTQWRTVLREVKTRELHKDIEILSQTFERVVDCKDSVIKALQEAKGGQRPSDFLE